The sequence TACTGCAGAGGAAATCACAGCCAATGTGAATAGGAACATGTGGTTCCCATTAAAGGGATTGCCTCTAGCTGTGTCACCCTCTCAGTTACAACAACCAAGCACCACCCTTTCCATGccttcatttttccatttgctaAGCTTTTGACTAGTGCCACTTTCATTCTTCCCTCTACAGTACTAGtcctcccctctgctgctgtatGAAAACTCCTTGAACACAGGAAACTCTTTAAAAGTAAGAAAACAGGCAGAGGATTTAAGGACATGTAATAGCCAGATGTACCCTCCAATCATCTCAGGGGCAGCCTGTACCAAACAGTGGCTGCCCCTTGTCTAACAGGTATGGAATGGATTCTCAGAGCCCATTTAAGTCTCTGGCTGGAAAATCCCCCTGTCCAGGGTTTGGAGAAGGCATTTATGATGGAGAAAGGAGGTGCTCCAAACGCCACCTACAGGTTTCCCAGAGGGAAAGCCCCAGTTTGTTCAGGTGTTGGCATAACCacaaaaagcacagagaaacagcatggctggggcagAACAGCTACAAATTCAGACACCACATTTTAACTTGGAGAAAAAGAATCAGATTGTTCTAACTGGAAGTACCCCACAGCTTGATGATTCCTGAGCAATGGCACAGCAACTTCAGAGCCTCTTGGTGCAGTGTGACTTCTCCTACCAATGTACTGGACTAGGATTTATGCCCTGCATGCAGCTGGCATACACAGCACGAGGTTTTACTCCTCATCTAACCCTGCAATGACACTCTAGTGTTGAACAGGGCATCAAATAAGTGCAGTAATACTCCTGTTAGAGcagaagaaataagaaaaccCTCTTCTTacctggggcaggagagggggtAGCCACAAATCCATACCCATTCACTTTTGGAGAATCTTGGGGTATCAGTTCTTTCCCATCAGGTCCCACTTTGCCCTGTttgtactgaaataaaaaaagacaatGTTGTTCATGTGGAGAAAGATGAGAGTCAGCTGCATCCAACACACGCACACAGTTCTGGGGGATGAACCACACCAGAGAGCAAAGCCTAACTAGATTGGAATCAGAAGTAAAATCATCCAACCTGAGCATTGAGGGCTGCAGCTTGTTGGAGCTGTGATTTGCTGACAGCTTGGCTAAAAGGGTCCTTCACAAAACGTGTGTTTCGATgcacaacttccctgggcttCTTAAAAACTTCACTCTCATCAGGTACACctagaaaagcaaaatgccttttaaaaaagagCTCTTTCCTTCACTGGTTCACAGAAATTATCAACTGTACATTTACagccaaaaaagaaaagtacatctacaaaaatatgtatttttctatAGCAACAAAAAGACTAAGAAGTCCAAGGAGGACTCTTTGAGCAGAAGCAAACAATGAATGAGGATGACAACAAGTGCTCCTAAAGAAGACAGGCCAGGAAAGAACTTTGGCTGCTGAAAACAAGTACTGCTGTAAAAGAGATGAGCTTTTCAATGGCAAATAGAACATGATCCAACTTTGGAATCagaggccaaaaaaaaaagggaaaaaacccactttttaaaagcaaccttacagaagaaaaagcacagaATAACCGGTAAGAGCTGCTCAGTCACATGCAGAAATGCTGTAAGCACTGTCTGGAGCCAATGCCTCACCTGTGGGATAATACATGAGGGTGTTTCGAGCTGTGTATTCCCAGGTATCCAGCCCAGCTTTCACGTTCTCCAGAGCTTGCTGCTCAGCTGAAGGAAGTGCCAGGTTTTCATTTTGTCGCTAAAAgggcaatggaaaaaaaattaaaaggtgaaaaaaaaaagtctgaagcAGCTTCCTGCAATCTTTTATTCAGGCAGACACAACTTGGAGAGCTCAGTCACAAGCTCAGCCACCTGCCCTAGAACACTTTGCATAAGGTATGTAACAGACTGTGAGGGATAGTTGGGATAACAAAAATAACACTCTCTcaaaaaaaacagcagcaaacaccTACATGTCAGTGCCAAACTTCATGAAAGGGCACTGCATCCCACATCCATCAATGTGccagctgctcagagtgacAAGGCAGGCCCAGAGCAGCACTTGGAGCCTCCCCTGCAGGGGGCTGAggaaggcagcacagccagccatgCTCAGTTCTGTGCCTCAGCAGCTGAGTGGGTTACCACTGATagaaactgaaaactgaaataagaCAGATAAACTGCAAATAATGAGAGGCTGATGGACAAACAGCAGGAActgtgctcagctgctctccctggtgctgctgcttaCAGAAGACACAAAGCCTCAGCAACTAAGTCAGCACTGCTCTTGTGTGACAGAAAAACAGGACTGCACATGGAAGCAAAGAGCAGTCACAGGACCCAGGGAGCTGAGCCTTAGCAGAAGCAGAGTGAAACGGTGTTTCCCTGCTGAGTCcctctggcagagcaggggcagagcagagccattCCCTACCCGGGTGTACTCCTCCTCTGCACTGTACAGCCAGGCGTGCTTgaccttctccttctccttggcCACCTCCATGATCTGCTCAAAGGAAGCGTTGTCCTCACTCGTGTGCTTCGCCAGGAACGTGTCCAGGCTGGGAAGAGCATCTTTATCATCCTTCTCTGCTTCTCCTACCAAGAGAAGGGAAGAAGCCTGAGGAAGGTTAATGCCTCCCTCTCTAGGGGAGCCCTGTGTGTACCTCTTAACCTTCTTCCACAGACACACCAATAACTACCATCAAGCTTGGCCAAGACACAGATCCACACAGAGTGGTGCAGTAATAAATCAGGTTTGGAACACATATAACCAGCTTTCAATAAACCCTTTTATGGCATTTATAGCAATTTATCTTAAAGGTGAAATGTACAAGTGGCCAACTGCTGGTAGACAATTTATTTTTGGAAGAATTCAGCTAGATAATTCTCCTACCTTCCTCTGCAGTCTTGATGCCAGCTTTAGATTTATTTCCCACTGGAAGGCCACCTGGATGCACTTCTGGGGTTTCAAATGTGGCTGGGGTAACATCtgccacaaaaaacaaaacaacaaaaaattccaCCTGGTTACTGGAGCACACAACAGGATTTCCTGTAAGGATGATGTACCAAACAAGGCACAGAAGTCATAtcaagagaataaaaattaaattaaaaacttgtGAAAAGAACTCCACAGTGCTCTATTCAATTCCATCTAAACCTCCAAACAAGATTTTGGCCTCATCGAAgacatttttctcctgctggGAGAAACCCCCAGGAGAGCCACAGCCCAGTATATCTGTGTGGGAACCTCTGATAACCACGAGCTTCCCACACCTTCTGTCCCTGATACATGAAAATCTCAAATGTCTATAGATGCAACAAGAACCCCTAAAACTACAAACTAAAATAAGGATTCAAAACATTAGGATTTCTCATGGTAGAGAGCACATAGCATTCCCTAGGGAGCAGGAACTTGGCAAAAGATGCCTAAGAGGAATGATTATTAAAAGGCTGCTTTTTCCAAAACCCTTCCCTCAAGGAGTTATTAGACACCATCAAAGAGAAATTCAGCATGAGCCACCAGAcactggctgctgcccaaaCTGGTACACTTAGCTCTCATGCAACATCAACCCTGAATCTTTAAGATAAGCATTGCCTGCACAAAGTAAGATAAAGAAGGGCAGCAATATCAGATACAAACCCCTTATGCCCCACAGAGCCAGTTCTTACAGGGTGCAGGTGTGTCCCTCGACGATTTGTTCAAGGAAGAGCCAAACTTGATAGCAATTTGTCTCATTTTCTCCAAGTCTCCATTTTCCTCAGCCTCCAGATAGTCCTTCTGCGCTCGCAGCTTCTCCACATCGGGAAAAAAGTCTCGCTGGATGATCTTCTCTAAGCTCTGCAAAGACAGAGACAACTGCAGTGCCCCGCTGGGACACTGGAGCTCCGGCCCAGCTCGGGGCCAGCGGTGCAAAGCCAGGGCAGGccgggcagccccgggccggtggcagagctgcagccgcAGGACGGGCGGGAGCCCGAGGGGCGGCCCCAGCGCTATTTCCACCCGCAGCCGCAGTTGCAGCGGGCAGCGGCCACGGGCCGTCCCCTCCCCGCGGAGAGCAGCCGAGCCCCGTCGCGCTGGAAGCGCTCGGCCCAAGCACCGGCGGGGCGAAGGCTCCCGGGCCCGTCGCCTTACCTCGATATAGGCCTCCTCATCCAGGATCTTCTTCGGGTGCCTCGCGGCCGGCGACACCACCTCCTTCCCCGTCACGGCGACGGGGCCCGCGGCAGGAGCCGGCACCAGAGCGGCGGGAGAGGCCGGGGGCACCGGTATCGCCGCCATGGCGGCCGAAGCGCTCCGCTCCTCCGGCTCCTTCTCCGCCGCCGCGAACACGACGGGCAGTGACGTCACATTTCCGCGCCGCGGGATCGGAATGCGCGCACCGCCCCGTGAGGAGCGCGCGCGCCCCCTGCCGGTCCGGAGGAGCCGGGCGGTCCCGGGCCGTGACAGCGGCGGAGCCGGGGTGGGAACCGGGGTGGGAACGGGGATACACACGGGGTGGGAACCGGAATGGGAACCAGGATGGGAGCCGGGATGGGTGCCGGGATACAGACAGGATGGGAACCGGGATAGGACACGGACTGGGCGCCGGGCCGATCCCCCCAACGCCCCCACCGTCTCAGAAACACCCGGGCTGCGGGGAGCGGACCCCGGCTGGCTGCCCAGGCACTTTTATTGGTGTCGCTACTTTCCAGCTCGCGGCTTCTCCTCGGCCCCGCCGGGAACACGGACACGGCTCCTTGTGCCTGGGACTGGCTGGCAGAGGGGTGAAGGCGAACGCTGCCCGTGCCAGCCCTCTCAGCACAGCAGGTTCATCACCTCTCCCCAGGGCTATGGGGAGAGACCCGCGTTCCTTTGTTTTGAAACAAATCACTTGTCCAGCGAGTTCAACCCCAAAAGCAACTATAGATGCCACTGAGGTGCTGCAAACAGGAAACATTCATTTGCAGAGTATTTTGCAAATCTACATCAATAAAACAAGCACAAATACTACGTGCACAGAGCAAAGACAAGAAGGGGAGTTTCTCTTAAAGCACGCAGATTTAACACCAGTacagctctgtcccctgcaggtCCTGTCTGCTCAGTCATTTGCCATGTGAACTCGGTCTGGAAGAGGCATGTGACAGTGCCATGTCTGCTTTTACCTGTCCTCCTCCTGTGAACCACAGAGGTTCCCTTTTGCTGCATTAGCCCCCTCGGGTCACCCCCTGAGCCTGTCAGCCACGGGCAGGGGGTGCTTGGTGCTCCCTGTGGGCACTAACAGCCCTCCTTGGGGGGCTGCTTGGCCTGCAGGGTCAGTGCCGAGGCAGTCGCCCTCTTCTGATGCCGCCACTTTGCCCGACGATTTTTAAACCAAACCTGGAAAGTGCAAAACAGGAAAAGGGCTCTTACATGTCAGGTGTTACTGGGAGGGGAACAGGCAGTGGCCCTCCTGGGCTGTAAGGTACTGTGATGGAAAGGCTTGATACAAAATGTAATCAGTGCCTCTGCTGCTATCTTGCTCAGGTACGTGTGAGGGGCAAAAGGGATCTGGGACAAGTTCAGAAGTCAGGCAGATCACTTAGGTCAGGGATACACCCTTGGGTGCAGGggatgagcagcagagctgagcatgtCTATGGGTGATTCTGGGAGAGAGGCATCATGTGAGTGTGTGGGACTGGGTGCCAGTACAAATTAGCCCAGCTTAAATGGTTTATGTTCTTCCATTGCTCACCAGACTTAAACTCTTTTTTGTCAAATGCACAAGGATGGATGTTAAAATGAGGCCGTGGGTCTGCAGCTCCCCAAAAAAGACAGCACAATGCCCCAGTGTGTgctcctggggggctgcaggaacaCAAGAGCTCTGCCCCCAGCAGGATCTCACCTCCACGCGCTCCTCCTTGAGGTGGATGCGGTTTGCCAGGTGCTCGCGGGTCACCACGTCCGGGTACTGGTTCTGGTGGAACAGCGTCTCCAGcgcctgcagctgctcctcgcTGAAGATGGTGCGGTGCCGGCGCGTGCGgcgctgcagctgctgctgcaggctctgcagctcgCCTGCCTTCTCCTGGGAGCTCCTGCACACCCTGAGCGCCGGCTGCAAGAGCTGCATGGGCCAGGGCAGCCGCGCAtctgccaggggacagggacagcagcagggttACAGGGGTGGTGCTCAAACACTCACCGTGCTCAAGGCAGCTCAGGCTCCAGTTGTATCCCTGCTTCTGTTTGGAAGGAGGCAGCCAGGCACCTGGAGTGGGTGCCAAGCTGAGTGGTGGCTATGCAAGTGGGAGAAGAGTTTAGGGCATGACCCTGGGAGAAGGATGCAGGTGGTGAGCACtggttgggttttctttgtttgcttacCAGTTGCACTATGGCCAGCTCCAGAAAATAACTGCAAACTCACAGACCAGCAAAGATCTGTGTTTCAGCCCTGACACAAGGGAATTCTGAACTTTCAGGATGCTCTTGAACTGCATTTTTAATGGTTtgctactttttattttccacagtAATTTTGCTAGATGTAGCCAAAACTCTTTTCCTTAAAGGATAGGTGAGGTTCCCCAGGGCTGTTGATGTCAggaagcacaggcacagctctgcacatgGGCAGCATGGCCATGGGGCCCACACTCCACAGAGAGCCTACACCCCTAGAAGCATCATTCTCTCAAGAGTTTCACACTAATCAGTAATATCCACTAACAGTCAGCACCCTCTGCTTTTCAAGCCCTGGCAGCATTTCAGGTGAAAGTTTCCACTCTTAGGAGCCCTGCTAGGAACAGCTTGGATTGCTGGGCCTCAGGCCCAAGACCACTGTGGCCAGATGCCATATTGCCATTAACAGTCAGGtttccccctgcccccagcactggcaccAGCCCCTCAGCAAGCCCGACACCTgaaccaaacccaaacactcACCCAGCCACGccggcagctcctgcagggaatgggcactcgtgtgagagcagcagcagcagctgcagcctgccccttccagctcttcctcgtcttcttcctcctcctcctcctgcagggagctggctgggatggTCTCCAGCTCACAGGGCCTCTGAGGTGTGCAGTCCAGGATGCTCCGTAGGCACAGTGGCACCACGACCTGGGAGCTCTTCTCCGTGGGGCTGGAGAGGATGTCCTCAATGCTGAACGGACGTGGCTTCTTCAGGCCTCTCCtggcagcctcagcccctggcACTGGCTCTGCAGACATCCTGGGCAAAcaggcagcccagctgggggGCTTTGCTCTCCCTTCACAGGCTCCCTAGTGGGGTTTTTCTAGGCAAAGGATAGCTTTTAAAATGGACTGGCAAAGCCATCCAGAACCATGGCTTTGTCTTGGCATTTCAAGTGACTGTCATTCTTGCAgctgagtttttattttatacacacactcttttcctccctctgacCTAGCTGTGTTATGACTGAAACCActctaaatatatatatagtgagAGAGATATAATCCCTTTGGAAAGAAAACCGTAAACCCCcctgcaaataaaataaattctaacTAATCTTGGCAGCTTTGTGAAGGGTTAGTGTGGATCTAAGATTTAGCTAATCCCACAAAAATGACTGGAGAAGGAAATCTGATTTCTCCATCTCGGGTGTAGATTTGAGGTGGTTATGATCTCCATTGTGCTGCAGCTCCTATCCAAGGAAGGGGGAGGATAGCTGTTCCCAGCCCGGAAATGGACCAGAGGATTAACTCCTTAAAAGAAGCAAATTATCCCTTTCTCTGGCCAAATGAAAGCTTTCCCATCAAAAGAGAGCTGTCATATCATACAATATGAGAGAAGAGAGAGTTCAGCTTaataaaaaatcatttttaatGACAGCACAGCCTTTGGCTTTGCCAGAATTCTCTGTGAAAgttgatttattttctgctgaaagcagagaaattgtattttccctccttcccctttcccccatcTCTGCTGCCCTAATCACTGTAATAATGCAGATGCTTTGCATGTATCCAACATACTCTTTGTAAGGATTCAAAGCCCTTAGTAAATTAGATTACAAACTgcttgcagcagctctgcaccacaGCTTAGTGGCATGTAACCACCTCCcatgcagctgagctgtgctctgtgtggggaagggaaggggaggattGTTGCTGCTGGTGCCTCTGTGTGCTCTCAGCAAGGTCCTACAGCCATCCAGGCAGGAGTGTGGACGCAGTACCACAGCCAACTTTCCCAAAGCCAGTtcaattcccagctcctgcccagccagagaagctggggagaGGCCATGGCCAAGATTCAGGACAGGAAGGaaagcctggctctgcccctcccAAGGACAAACAGCAAGGCCTGGCAGCTGCGATCCACAGGAGGAGGATCTGGATCCACATCTTGGATCCTGTGTTTTTAACTGACTGAGTAGCTGGGAATAAAATAGAGAAGGTGTGGCTGAGATCAGGTTGCTTAGCAAAGTTTAAGACCAAGTTCCCTTGCTCTCAGTGCAGTGTAAGCCCAGGTGAGGAGTGAGGCCCTGGAGCTCACGTGGGGAGCATTCACACCTGGTGTTTCCTTGCAGTCCCACTCATGGTACCCCAAGGAGACACACGGGTGGGTGCTGTGAAACAACTGCACACCAAAGACCCTGGACAGCTCAGCAATGCCTCCAGCACCCTGAAAAACCTACAGCCACTCCCCAGGAGAGCCTCTCTCAGCTCCCTTCTCTCCTCATCCCTGCTCACTGCCTGTCCTTCCTCACCTGCAGGCCCCTCAGTGCTGGGAAGAGATGCCCCATAGCTGTTCTACTTGTGACTCACTTCAAACcaaactgctgcttttccttccatccCTTTATTTGCCTCTCCTTCAGCTGTTCCAATGGTGTAACTTGGATTATAACTGAGCTCTGCAAATCTTTACCTTTTGGGACGAAGGCACCTTTGTAGCTGCTCAGTCTGGACGTGTTCACTCTGCCCTGCCAAGGTGTCAGTGCTCCAGACAGGCACTGGGGATGCCCTAATTCCAGAGATCACTGAAACTGCTCCCAGCTTTTATGCATGTACCCAAACACTGACACAAGGTGTGGATGTGGGGCCAGGTTCTGCTCCCCCCTCTGTGCTGGTCCAGAGGGGCCACAGAGCCGGTGAGCTGGGACGTGCCATGGTCAGGGGCAGGATCTGACCAGCTCTGTTCAGATGCCTGAAGAGGATTAATTCTCCTTCTCCATCCTTAACAAAGGATGCctttccctgggcatcctgtcccagccctgccttcctACCAAACATGCACTTAGCCTATTAGGATCTCTGCTGATTGCTTTCTTTCATTCCTCCCATACCTTTCACTACAGAAAATGGACTGGTAATACTTCTTTTATCAAAGAATTATGGGATTTAGGACCCAGATTGTACAAAGAGACTTTTGATAGCTGCTGGTAATCAAATCCCAATCGGCAGACACTTCTCTGCACCCTGTTACCAGAGGGGAATAAAGGAAAGGGATTTCTGATGTACTGTTTACTGAGCCTCTGGGAGATAGGATCGCTGGGCTATTTCATattagaaaaggaaaggaaaataaaacaagaaagaaaaaacatgcaGACAAGAGAGGAcaatatagatatagataaaaagaaaagaaacaggttCTTATAATTTTCTTATTGGTTAAGGAGATTCCAAAGCCATTATAGAGGATTAGCAAAAAGGTTAATCTGCTTTAGCTGTTCACTTGTCAAAAGTGAATTTATAGGGTTTGAAAATCCTTCCTATggtgaaacaagaaaaaaatccccctttccctcctctgcccctcccttctgcaggcagcacaAGGTGATGGGAACAGGAGTGCTGGAAACCCTACAGCATGGCAGCACCCTCCTCTGCCTTGCCCCTGCCTGTGCGTTGGCACCTGTGGGAGCTCTTGTTTGGCAGCTCTTCTCCCCACTCCCTATTACCAGTGTGGGGTGGCTGTGATGCTGAGGAAATGGAGGATCACATCCGAGGGATGTAACCATCCTCCTGCACTCCTCTGCCTTACCTGGGACAAATCCTGGGCTCTTTGACTCATTGATATTGGCAGCAGTCAGGGCATACCTGGACCCCTGACTGGATTTGGGCTTCCAGGCTGGTTTCTAAAGCAGAACAGAGATGGAGGCTGCTGACAAATGTTGCCAAAAACTACAGTCTGGGGGCTTTCCATCCCCAAGGGAAGGGCTCAGCCCGGGATCCAC comes from Molothrus aeneus isolate 106 chromosome 18, BPBGC_Maene_1.0, whole genome shotgun sequence and encodes:
- the ESS2 gene encoding splicing factor ESS-2 homolog, with product MAAIPVPPASPAALVPAPAAGPVAVTGKEVVSPAARHPKKILDEEAYIESLEKIIQRDFFPDVEKLRAQKDYLEAEENGDLEKMRQIAIKFGSSLNKSSRDTPAPYVTPATFETPEVHPGGLPVGNKSKAGIKTAEEGEAEKDDKDALPSLDTFLAKHTSEDNASFEQIMEVAKEKEKVKHAWLYSAEEEYTRRQNENLALPSAEQQALENVKAGLDTWEYTARNTLMYYPTGVPDESEVFKKPREVVHRNTRFVKDPFSQAVSKSQLQQAAALNAQYKQGKVGPDGKELIPQDSPKVNGYGFVATPSPAPGVNESPFMTWGEIESTPLRLEGSERPYVDRTPGPAFKILEPGRRERLGLKMANEVAAKNRAKKQEALRKVTENLASLTPKGLSPAMSPALQRLVNRTASKYTDKALRASYTPSPAHTGTPGYKTPASGPQTPQSTPQSRTVSQTPVSQDTTSITDNLLQLPKRRKASDF
- the GSC2 gene encoding homeobox protein goosecoid-2, producing MSAEPVPGAEAARRGLKKPRPFSIEDILSSPTEKSSQVVVPLCLRSILDCTPQRPCELETIPASSLQEEEEEEDEEELEGAGCSCCCCSHTSAHSLQELPAWLDARLPWPMQLLQPALRVCRSSQEKAGELQSLQQQLQRRTRRHRTIFSEEQLQALETLFHQNQYPDVVTREHLANRIHLKEERVEVWFKNRRAKWRHQKRATASALTLQAKQPPKEGC